Part of the Cervus elaphus chromosome 18, mCerEla1.1, whole genome shotgun sequence genome is shown below.
GAAATCATTTAAGGACCGAGAATTTCTACTCTTCAAATCTACAGAGTTGCCTTTAAAAGCTCCATGGTGGTATAACAAGGGATTCCAGGGTGCTCACCTGCCCTAGGACACTCCCTTTAAGTCTGTGTTTCTCTCTCCACTTGGATTCCAAAAGGCAAAATCTGGCATCCAGCTTCACTAGAATATCCTAGGTAGTTGGGTATTTGAAGAGTGAGAGGTTGGGTAATTCCAAGAATCTTTCAGAGGTTTAAAATGTGGAATGGGACTACAGGGTCTACTCAGATCCTCTGAGCTATGGGGTACAAGGCCCCAGTTTTGTGCGGAATCCTTCTTGCGATAAAAGATATTACTCTGAATATATAGAGGTCTGTGACCAAATGGTCACATCAGCATCTTCAGAAGAAAATGACCTACAAAAGCCACCCCAActttcaaatttggaaaaataagtgGGACAAGAATAGTAGAGACAATCACAATTGTTACAATAAGTTAGCATTACCCagtatttataattgctataaaaattttcaaatgtataatCCTTATTTGAAATAGCATCAAAGATACTACAAAAGAATTTTCTTGTTAACACAACTCCACATAATTCCACGTTCCAGAAAATCAACTGGTGCAAATTACTTGGAGCAAAAATTCAGAACCATTCCTTTGGGTAATCCTTCAgggtttttaaaagaataaacacatgCAGATTTGCTGTGCACTGTATAAAAGGGTGGTACCCCTTTCATACTTAAAACTGTAGAGCTCTGATTCCATTTTTagttataaaaaaaatacaaaatattaaccATTTTTACTGTAAAAACAAATGAGATTCATTAAAGATTTAGAATTAGGGGACATAAGTGAGTTGACACTGTAAAAAATTAATTAGCTGTTAAAAACAGTGAGGATTATAGTATCCAACATATTTGATCTAGGGTTGTGAGAGCACTGAGAATTCTAAATATTAGCTAAGTGATTTGTTTGCACTTTGATACTGTCTTAAACTTTAATGTGCATAATAATCATTTGAGATCTTATTAAAAGACAGGTTATGATTCAGTAGATCTAAGGTGGCTCTGAAATTCTGCCAGGTGATGCCAATGCTCCTTACTGCTCCTCAGACCACAATGATCTAGAATAATACCAAAATGAGGTTCCATCACAACAGCTGAACATTAAAACCTGATCTCTTTTGTATGCTGGCTAATGTGTCCTCAAACTAATGTTTCCCAAAAACCATCTACAACATTTCCTAAGCACCTTAACTTGCTTCCAATGCCAATCTTTTAAATTAGTTCTTAAGACTCTTAAAGACTATTAAGATTGTTAGCAGCTATGCCTAGGAAAAATTCTTTGTTAAAGAATTACAAAAAGACAATAGGAAATTCACAGTGATTGTACACAGGATTTAAATTGAACACAGGATTCTTAGTACATTAATACTTTGTCAACTTTCACTGTCCAGttgacttgcctttttttttttaagctataatgTATGCCAATAGATCTTATTTCATTTCTACCAGTGGAACTAAAAATATCAAGTTCACTTATGTTAAAAACCATATTTTATTCAGGATTACTCAATGAAAACTAGttaatgatttttgaaaaattagatttaaaaCAACAGCCAAAGTAGTTACAGTCAAAACTGCATTCATAATGTAAATTCTTTAGCAGTCTTCAAGACATACAACTTTTTCACATATTTGAGCTCTGCATAAACAGGTACAAGATGAAAACTAGCATTTTCTCTGTGTGGCCACAGCTAAGGACTCTGAATAAGGAAAACACTGTGTACTAACCACTGAAAAGGGAACAGCTCCCTAGGCCTTCCTCCCCAGTCAACTTACTCTGTCATTCTCAAccctgcttttttctctcttaccctAGATTATTACTAAGCACTTGCTTTAAAAGGAACCTCACCATAGCTGAAATTACCACCACTAGCAGATACCAAATTTTCACATCCATTTGTAAGTCACATGATCCTCTATAGCTACATGCACGTTTGTTCAGCTTCTGTTAAATtagctttctatttttattttttttggctggggGCAACTCCACTGATTATTCTTCATATCTTAACAAGAACATTTAAAATAGGCCTGTTCACAAAACAAGAAACACATTcaatactttttatatttaaaaatttaaatttaagaacACAAACATAAATAACCTAAATTAGTTAATATATAAATGTCTTTTGTCcatatttcactatttttattttctttcaatgatATTTAATAGATGAAAAATTTACCTAATTTCCTTCATTTGtagacaaaccattcaacacgGTGAACACTGGTATCTTTAGAGCTGAGGTACAAAATTTACAGTGAAGTCTTCAATGATGTGTGCTCTGAATTATGGGAATCCAAACTAAGCAGTATTTCCGAAGTCCAACAGCAGGGTAAGCCAGCTTTATGGCCTATTACATCTTAGGAACTGAAAAGGATTTTCACCTGCTAAATCCAGATCAAACACTTCAAAACAACACATCTACTTGCAACCTGACTTTTGATATAAAATGTTCCAAATAAACGACGGCAACCCCTCTTCCCATTccgtggaatcatataatattttagGGTACTGAGTTATGAGGCATTTTCCAGTGCTTTATGTAAACTGTTCTACTAATCTTCAAGACGATCTGgctacaaacatttttttttttttttttttttttttttttttttttgaatttagtaaaatgaagtttatttaaacaatatttttaggAAGCTGCAGAACTGCTAATGAATGCTTCTTGGTAAGCTTGCAGTGTTAATTCTATATATGCTCCcttctgtgcttctgtttttGCAAAGACCTTAATTAACTGTAATCCCTCAGCAGCCTGCTCTTTGGCCTCTTGAGCTGACTGGCCATCAGGATGGAGGATGTGATACAGCTGGACCAAGCTGGCAGCATCATCAACTAAATCTCTCTGAATCTGGTCAATCAATAAACCATCgatctttttcttatttacaaaatacCAAGCCATTCCACCGAAGTGTCTTGTTGAACGTAAAAGGTCATACTTTCCGTATTTATCTATATCTTCATAGGTCTGATGATGAATTTTGATATAGTCAGCAGAATCTGGCTCAAACTGGGCAACGCAGAGATTGAGGACATCAACATGCCGGTCCTGACTGTACATGGTCTGAAGATTTTCTTCCCTGAAAATTACTGGTGTTAAAACTCTACGGCCTTCTTTTGGGAAATAAATTTGAATCATACGGTCCCGTTCTTCCCAAGAGGCTTTGCGTAGTGTGCCACTTGGTTCTCTGACAACAATAAAACGCTCTCGATGTGGTATGCTGTATGATATATCAGTAAACACATATTTGACTGTTTCGGTTCCTTCCAATATCTTATCTTCAGCTAACACATCATTTATTGGTGTTCGCTCTTCCAGAACTGGTGGCATTTTTAATCGGACTTTAGCTGCCTCAATCGCCTGTCTTGTAGCCTCTTCCAACTGTGCCTGGGTCATTAGCTTGTAAGTTGGTGGCTTCGTTTCTCGTATTGCTGGCTTAAAAATCTTCAGTAAATCCAAGCCTGTCATCTTGATGAGTATGCTTTGGacttcctcatccataaaagtAGGTTTCTTGATCTTTGGGCTACCAGATTCGGCCTCGGAACAGAGCCCACGGCATGGCGTTCCCGCCCCGCAGACCCCGGGCAGAGGCTGGAACAGGTCACCGGGCCGGGGCCGAGCGCGGGCCCGGAAATAGACTCGCTCGGCACCGCGAGAACCTGCATGGAGAttccacagcaacaaagaccctctGAGGGTCGCCATGATTATCCGGGCCACCTGGCTACAAACATTTTTATCAGGCACTTTTCATACgtgtcatttttgttttctcacaTGCCTGTTTTTCAGAGTGGCTTGCTAAACAGCCGGCTGTAGAATTCCTGGAGTTGTACCTAGACTCATCCTTGAAAAGACGGTTTCCATACACAGATTCCCTTTACATTGAAGGCCAAACATATATAGCTACCAAAATAGGagttattaaagaaaaagattcaCAACCTTACAGGAGAtgtaaccaatctgatcacacaacCTGTCAAAATGTACTATCACAATGTCAATCTTAGGGCAacagaaacaagataaaaaaaaaaagactcaagccaaggggaaaaaatataaccCAAGAAATAGCAAAACCATATTTCAACTTACTACAACCTAGACATTATTCCCTTCATAAAGTCAAGGTAGCCATCAGAATTTAAGACATCAGGGCTCCCATTAGGAGCAGGGATGAACGATGACCCTGGGAACTTGCATGAAGAAGCCAAGTTGTATTTCCAGATTAACTGCTTACATGAGGAAACCCTTACAAACTAATCTGTGGACAAAGTAATGCTAATACTAGGAGGTCTCTGCTGACCTGCTTGATGCTTCACTGGAAGTTCAGTCCTTTCAGAAGTGTATATCAGCTTTTCTTCTTGGAGACTACAAGCAGAAAACCTATTGGCATCTGTCCCAGCCCCACAGCCGACAGCAGATGACGGGTTATGCAGGGCCGAGACCCCACTGACTTGTTCAAAGGATTTACTGAAAACACTGGTGGCAGTCTTAGCCAAACCATGACTACAAGGTTTAGGCAGAGACTGGCTGGTTGTCAGTGTAAGTCTCTTCAAGGAGAGAAGCTCGAGATTCTCACTTTGGGCTCTCTGCGTTTGTTTCCGAACAAAGTGATCTTTGCAAGACTCCCCtgtagtttctttctcttttcctccagtTTTGTTTCCTCCTGACCGTCTCTGAGTCTTTCCTGTACTTGTCTTGTTACTACAATTTTGACTAATGTTTGATAAACCCGACTGGCTGGTACTAGAGGCAGCCCTGGAATAAAATCCCTCGTCAACTTCGGATATATCCATCAGTTCTTCTTGACCTGTTAATTCTGTATCTCCTAAACAAAGAAATAACAAGGATTAattaacattaaacattttaagtaattctttttttcatgattagtaccaaatcaaatatactttaataaattttagaacaattttagcATAATATGTAAAGCAACAGATTACTGACCAAAATCAAAGGATAAATCAAAACATTGTATAAAATGTCAACAATAGTTTATCattaaaattagaataatttagagtaaattaaataaaaaagcatGCCCCACACCCCACTGTGtttttagaaaagttttcttACTTTTCATGCAAGAGATCAGAGACAAGTAGAAAAATACCACACAGTAAAACTAGGGGGTAAACTCTCCCCTAGTAGCAAAGCAGTGTAAAGTCAAAGATCATACCaaggaacttaaaaaaatatattattaaagtattttaaagatttttttttaaggttgcaCTCCACATTCTAGATTTTcttactaaaagaaaaatatatagaccATAAATATCATAACCACAAACTTgttaaaattctttatatattatctTCCATATCAAAGATGGCAAAAATACAAGgataaaaaagtaattttagatCTCAAAACATAAGCAGTAAATTATTCTGGAAACCATTTTCTGCCTCATTTTCCTAACAATTTACTCAGAGACAGTAGATATGACCATTCCAAAGAGCATTAAGTCATTGAGAAACTGTAGCACACAATTCATGCATTTTGATTAGATGACATGCAAAATTTTTGTGGCTGTGCAACAGTTGCTTAAAACATGCAGCAGTGACCCTTTGCCATGAGATACCTTGGAGTGCAGCTATAAAGTGCTCTGCTAAAACTGCACTCTGCCAGGTGAGTTTATTCCATCCTCCATCATTTTTCTTACAGATTTTTGCCTCCTGATCTCTGGCAAGCCTTTGCTCTCAGTTCTAGGATCTGTGGCTGTTTCCTGTACACCCTGTATATGCTGGGCATCAATCTCTCCTAGTGTTCTGCCTTTTTCCCCATTCCCGGTTCTCTCTCCGGCCACATTTGTGACACTAATCTCAGGAATGACAAGGATGCCCAATTCAGTAGTATCATTACTGTTGTCAGGTTGCTCTAGAATTGAAGATGATAAGACAAAATGAtggctgaaaacaaaacaaaacaaaaatgcaaaacaagaaaagcaaacGATCCACAACAAAAACTGGACGACTGAATGTTAGGTATTAAGCCAAATATATGCCCTGATGGAATTCCCATAATTTACAATACTCTGACAGTACTGGAGAAACGGGGTCATGTTCTTTAATttcaaatgacaatgaaaaaactCAGAGCATCATTTTATGTTCTGTATTTTTTCATACACATATTTGACATGGACTGTGAAACAAATtcttttataacttaaaatagaatttttactatttttaaggtAATACTGTGACCACTTGAACTTATGTCAAGCCTTAGGCAAGTTTTCAAGGATTTACAGCCAAAACTAGTTCCTTCCTGTCAACATGAGGAACCCAAGCCATTTAGGAATTCTTCttgcataattatttttaattagattacACTAAGTCTGCCTTAATGAACCATGACGTTGGAAAAATGGTTATTCACTTATATCACGGTTAGTACTATAGGTATGGTTTTTGTTTCACACACCAATCATCTTGTATATTAGTAAATATTAATGCAGCTGTGATATAATTAAACAGTCTATTCCCTCAGACATACTAATTCCATAAATTTAGGCTCACTTGTAACAATTCATTACTaaactggaaataaataaaaatggatttgGAAAATCAAAGTGGCTTGTTGGTCCCTTATTCTGAAAATGGTAATTtgtaattaaaacaatgaaactccTAAATAGTTAAAACTTGTAGACATTGTTTTGTGTCTCAAATCACAAAGCCATGGTTCATTTAAAGTTGTCAGGGAAATATTTGtaacagatggaaaaaaataacatgaatatATCTACCATGGGCTGGTAACGAAAGTTAAAGTTCAAAACAACATAAGACTATGTAAAACAGTATGCagtctttaaaaatgtagaacACAAATCTGAGTGAGTGATGTTACCCaatactttcaaatatttttcatgatAGAACATCAAGCTCTACTGAATGGAGCTACAGCATGTGAAACAATAATAGGTAGAAGAATGGAGGCCAGGGCCACATATTCCCATGGGTCCCCACTTTGCTGAGCATCTTGAAGAACTACTGATGCCTGGCTCTCACCCTCAACATTCTGACTTAAATAGTAAGAGCTATGACCTGGGCATTAGGATTTTATAAATTTCCCACATGACCAATgtgtggcaaattctgaaagatggatGCCCTTCGTACTCCATTACCGAGCAGCAACATGCACCTCCAAAGGTCTTCAAAGCTTCATGTTGCCCTGGGCTGGTAGGTCAATATGTTGGCATATTAATTTTCCAATTACCTAGTGCTTCATGAACTTTTGACTGCATATACCCTAAATGAAATCCTTTCCTAGACTGGCCAAAGGATATTGGTGAGGTATTAGTGTTTAATACACTGCTGCTTCAGCTTCCCTAACAGAACTCCTAATCAAGCCCATTCCCCATTGCTAATAGCTGTCTTCAAAGCGAGGGCAAGTAAAATCTAACCGAAGTAAATGCCAGAGGCCACTGCAACTGAGAGTAAAATCAGCATGGCACTTGGTCACTTGGGTGAAACCAAGACTTGTCCGTTTTCGTTGTAGAAGCAGTTTCACA
Proteins encoded:
- the LOC122673962 gene encoding 28S ribosomal protein S22, mitochondrial produces the protein MATLRGSLLLWNLHAGSRGAERVYFRARARPRPGDLFQPLPGVCGAGTPCRGLCSEAESGSPKIKKPTFMDEEVQSILIKMTGLDLLKIFKPAIRETKPPTYKLMTQAQLEEATRQAIEAAKVRLKMPPVLEERTPINDVLAEDKILEGTETVKYVFTDISYSIPHRERFIVVREPSGTLRKASWEERDRMIQIYFPKEGRRVLTPVIFREENLQTMYSQDRHVDVLNLCVAQFEPDSADYIKIHHQTYEDIDKYGKYDLLRSTRHFGGMAWYFVNKKKIDGLLIDQIQRDLVDDAASLVQLYHILHPDGQSAQEAKEQAAEGLQLIKVFAKTEAQKGAYIELTLQAYQEAFISSSAAS